One part of the Panthera leo isolate Ple1 chromosome D4, P.leo_Ple1_pat1.1, whole genome shotgun sequence genome encodes these proteins:
- the B3GALT9 gene encoding beta-1,3-galactosyltransferase 9 — translation MQVTFCRLRTHQWCFILFNVILFHALLFGADFVEEYFLHALPYVDMKALEIKEKARKLNTEPLRSNLSKYYILSQSELCKGKNIFLLSLIFSSPGNGTRRDLIRKTWGNVTSVQGHHILTLFALGMPVLVTTQQEIDKESHKNNDIIQGIFLDSAENQTLKIITMTQWAVTFCPNALFILKVDEEMFVNVPSLVDYLLNLKDHLEDVYVGRVIHQDTPNRDPNSQEFIPFSEYPEKYYPDYCSGEAFIMSQDVARMMYVVFKEVPIMVPADVFVGICAKSIGLIPIHSSRFSGKRHIRYNRCCYKFIFTSSETTDIEMPLAWKEISSGKECTLFETYYGLISCKLLTYFDTLKRFHLGTIKNDGMYLGD, via the exons ATGCAG GTGACATTCTGCAGACTTCGGACTCACCAGTGGTGTTTCATTCTATTTAATGTTATCCTGTTTCATGCTTTGCTTTTTGGGGCTGATTTTGTGGAAGAATACTTTCTGCATGCTTTGCCTTATGTGGATATGAAAGCTCTTGAAATTAAGGAGAAGGCAAGAAAATTGAACACGGAGCCCCTAAGAAGTAATCTTTCCAAGTATTACATCCTGAGCCAGTCGGAGCTGTGTAAagggaagaatatatttttactctCTCTTATCTTCAGTAGCCCGGGAAATGGAACAAGGCGGGACCTCATCAGGAAAACCTGGGGTAACGTGACCAGTGTTCAAGGGCACCACATTCTCACACTGTTTGCTTTGGGAATGCCCGTTTTGGTAACTACCCAGCAAGAAATAGACAAAGAGTCCCATAAGAATAATGATATAATTCAAGGAATCTTCTTGGACAGTGCTGAGAACCAAACCCTGAAAATCATCACGATGACGCAGTGGGCTGTGACTTTCTGCCCTAATGCCCTGTTCATTCTTAAGGTTGATGAAGAGATGTTTGTCAATGTCCCGAGCTTGGTAGACTATCTTCTTAATCTGAAAGATCACCTGGAGGATGTCTATGTAGGAAGAGTTATCCATCAAGATACACCCAACAGGGATCCTAATAGTCAAGAATTTATCCCTTTTAGCGAGTACCCAGAAAAGTACTACCCAGATTACTGCAGTGGTGAGGCCTTTATTATGTCCCAAGATGTGGCTCGGATGATGTATGTGGTTTTCAAAGAAGTACCCATAATGGTTCCTGCTGAtgtgtttgtaggaatttgtgCAAAGTCTATTGGCCTTATACCCATCCACAGTTCAAGGTTTTCTGGAAAAAGGCACATCAGATACAACAGATGTTGCTATAAGTTCATTTTTACATCCTCAGAAACTACAGATATTGAAATGCCCCTGGCGTGGAAGGAAATTAGCAGTGGGAAAGAATGTACCCTGTTTGAGACTTACTACGGGCTCATTTCCTGCAAACTTCTGACATACTTTGACACCCTTAAACGTTTCCACCTGGGTACCATAAAAAATGATGGCATGTATTTGGgtgattag